From one Thermatribacter velox genomic stretch:
- a CDS encoding LuxR C-terminal-related transcriptional regulator, with protein MCYNREKYGKVCLRGFWVMGNRAFTYNGFFRDMIGNFIFRVVLNSVPDGVSLLDTELRIIDLNFTMQQWYKHKMPARGKKCFWVFHGRKTPCPNCPSIRAVEEKRVVTEVASYDGLEFRKEKAQKIYAFPLFDENREVVGVLEYVKNLIPVRELEEEVQFLREKVAYLERQNAMLRVLLEERQEEERRRKVFFEKQLRDYILPTLKELEALARDTLESRYFSFLSFWLTNLYSDSCSDSRQELSLLTPRELEIALLIKEGKSSKEISEILSISKKAVQFHRQNLRKKLGIARSRVNLVTYLRNVI; from the coding sequence ATGTGCTATAATCGGGAAAAATACGGCAAGGTTTGTCTCAGAGGTTTTTGGGTTATGGGAAACAGGGCTTTCACCTACAACGGCTTTTTCAGGGACATGATCGGGAACTTTATTTTTCGGGTGGTCCTGAACAGCGTCCCGGATGGAGTGAGTTTGCTCGATACTGAGCTCCGCATCATTGACTTGAATTTCACTATGCAGCAGTGGTACAAGCACAAGATGCCTGCTCGTGGCAAGAAGTGCTTCTGGGTTTTTCATGGTAGAAAAACTCCCTGTCCAAACTGCCCTTCTATTCGGGCCGTTGAGGAGAAGAGGGTAGTTACCGAAGTTGCTTCTTATGATGGGCTGGAGTTCCGAAAAGAAAAGGCGCAGAAAATCTATGCTTTTCCACTTTTTGATGAAAATCGGGAGGTAGTCGGGGTACTCGAGTACGTTAAGAACCTTATTCCAGTGCGGGAGCTGGAAGAAGAAGTGCAGTTTTTGAGGGAAAAGGTGGCTTATTTGGAGCGCCAGAACGCAATGCTTCGTGTGCTTCTTGAGGAGAGACAGGAGGAGGAGAGAAGACGGAAGGTTTTCTTTGAGAAGCAACTTAGAGATTACATCTTGCCAACCTTGAAGGAGCTGGAAGCCCTTGCGAGGGACACCTTGGAATCCCGTTATTTTTCTTTCCTTTCTTTTTGGCTTACTAATCTTTATTCCGATTCTTGCTCTGATTCCCGGCAGGAGCTTTCCTTGTTAACTCCTCGCGAACTGGAAATTGCCTTGCTTATTAAAGAAGGGAAAAGCAGCAAGGAAATTTCTGAAATACTTTCCATTTCTAAAAAAGCCGTGCAATTTCACCGCCAGAACTTACGTAAAAAACTGGGCATTGCCCGTTCCCGGGTTAATTTGGTTACCTACCTCAGGAATGTTATTTAG
- a CDS encoding cytoplasmic protein — MQKVAFFVFRDQEMCFIHVLLNALDMYEKGDVVRIVFEGSATRLVPLLAEASHPLHGLYRETKDKGLIAGACRACSAKMKVLDAVEKESLPLLEDMKGHPGMHRFLAEGFTIITM, encoded by the coding sequence ATGCAGAAAGTTGCTTTCTTCGTTTTTCGAGACCAAGAGATGTGCTTCATCCACGTCCTTCTTAACGCTCTGGACATGTATGAAAAGGGTGATGTGGTCCGCATTGTTTTTGAGGGAAGCGCCACTCGCCTGGTGCCGTTGCTTGCTGAAGCATCGCACCCTTTGCACGGGCTTTATCGAGAAACGAAGGATAAGGGTCTGATTGCTGGGGCCTGCCGGGCCTGCTCGGCGAAGATGAAAGTTCTGGATGCGGTGGAAAAAGAGAGTCTTCCCCTGCTTGAGGACATGAAGGGACATCCCGGGATGCACCGCTTTCTCGCAGAAGGTTTCACCATCATCACCATGTAG
- a CDS encoding ABC transporter ATP-binding protein, whose translation MPPVVVFREVTKTYPGNIRAVDGVSFELEEGEFLCLIGPSGCGKTTLLKMVNRLVEPSSGSVYVEGKEVMEWDPIELRRRIGYVIQQIGLFPHLNVEENITYVLSIMGVPYPVRREKARELLDIIGFEESYLRRFPRELSGGEKQRVGVARALASDPKIVLMDEPFGALDQISKEQLQNELLRLHRRLGKTILFVTHDLQEAIKLSTRIGIMKKGRVLQVGTVQELLFSPADPFVEEFLGAKGFFHTLHLLTASEVLEESVPVVREGRVGSPEENFLSRHPDGRGFVLVVDEKKRFLGAKNESGEVLRCATVTPFTPLEEVLRAMFVSGQTWAVVVDPEGGKLLGVVDFRSICSRLKAYCGRESEKMPS comes from the coding sequence ATGCCACCTGTGGTCGTCTTTCGGGAGGTAACCAAGACCTATCCAGGCAATATCCGGGCAGTGGACGGTGTTTCCTTTGAGCTCGAGGAAGGCGAGTTTCTCTGCCTGATTGGACCTTCTGGCTGCGGCAAGACCACCCTTTTGAAAATGGTTAACCGCCTTGTCGAGCCCTCCTCGGGCTCCGTGTATGTTGAGGGAAAAGAAGTTATGGAATGGGACCCCATAGAGTTGCGTCGGCGCATCGGCTATGTTATCCAGCAGATTGGCCTTTTTCCCCATCTCAATGTGGAGGAAAACATCACCTACGTCCTCTCCATTATGGGGGTTCCTTACCCGGTGCGCAGGGAAAAGGCAAGGGAATTGCTGGACATTATCGGGTTTGAGGAGTCCTACCTGCGTCGCTTCCCTCGCGAGCTCAGCGGGGGAGAAAAGCAGAGGGTGGGAGTGGCCAGAGCCCTGGCCTCGGATCCCAAAATTGTCCTCATGGACGAGCCCTTTGGTGCGCTGGACCAAATCAGCAAGGAACAGCTCCAGAATGAACTTTTGCGCCTCCATAGGCGTTTGGGAAAGACCATTCTCTTTGTGACTCACGACCTGCAGGAAGCAATAAAGCTTTCCACCCGTATCGGAATTATGAAAAAAGGGCGTGTCCTTCAGGTTGGCACCGTGCAGGAACTCCTCTTTAGCCCTGCTGACCCCTTTGTGGAAGAGTTCTTAGGAGCCAAAGGGTTTTTCCATACCCTGCATTTGCTCACTGCTTCAGAAGTCCTGGAAGAGAGCGTGCCTGTGGTCAGGGAGGGCAGAGTCGGGAGCCCGGAAGAGAATTTTCTAAGCCGTCACCCCGACGGTAGGGGTTTTGTGCTGGTTGTTGATGAAAAAAAGAGGTTCCTGGGGGCCAAAAATGAGAGCGGTGAGGTACTGCGGTGCGCAACAGTTACCCCCTTCACGCCCCTTGAGGAAGTGCTGCGGGCTATGTTTGTTTCCGGGCAAACCTGGGCAGTTGTGGTTGACCCTGAGGGGGGAAAGCTCCTGGGTGTTGTGGATTTTCGCTCCATCTGTTCTCGTCTTAAGGCATACTGTGGGAGGGAGAGCGAAAAAATGCCTTCCTGA
- the lysA gene encoding diaminopimelate decarboxylase encodes MLGKKEINEHGHLVIGGCDVVQLAQEFGTPLYLFDETLLRENMRFYRQSFERLYPDYAVAYASKAFICSAMCRMVAEEGLFLDVVSGGEYYIARSSGFPADRIIFHGNNKTAQERELVLREGIGRWVVDSEAELEVLIEEAKNYRNGKLPLLFRLTPGIDPHTHQYITTGKIDSKFGLPIVGGVAREVMKKALAFPQFELRGVHCHIGSQIDSLEPFLKACEVMLEFMFQFWKETDFLLEELDLGGGLGVPYLDEQKDQFPSISEYVEAITGKVRAWCEEHSFPLPRLIVEPGRSIVNTAGNTVYRVGTVKEIPGIKKYVAVDGGMTDNPRPVLYGARYQALVANRMHDRSRERVSVVGKCCESGDVIIPEIELPRVLPGDILVVEGTGAYNHTMASNYNMIPRPGVVFVKDGKAKLVVRPESLSDLIRRDVLPGD; translated from the coding sequence ATGCTGGGTAAAAAGGAGATAAACGAACACGGCCATCTGGTAATTGGGGGATGTGATGTTGTCCAGCTGGCCCAGGAATTTGGGACTCCCCTTTACCTCTTTGACGAAACCTTGCTCCGAGAGAACATGCGCTTTTACCGGCAGTCCTTTGAGCGTCTTTATCCTGACTATGCTGTTGCTTATGCCAGCAAGGCTTTCATCTGTTCTGCCATGTGCCGCATGGTGGCTGAGGAAGGGCTCTTCCTGGATGTCGTCTCTGGGGGAGAGTATTATATTGCCCGTTCAAGCGGTTTTCCTGCAGACAGGATTATTTTTCACGGCAACAACAAGACCGCTCAGGAACGGGAGCTGGTCCTGCGGGAAGGAATAGGGCGCTGGGTGGTGGACAGCGAAGCAGAACTTGAAGTTCTGATTGAAGAAGCGAAGAACTACCGTAATGGAAAACTGCCCCTCCTTTTCAGACTAACCCCGGGCATTGACCCCCATACCCACCAGTACATCACCACTGGGAAAATCGATAGCAAGTTTGGGTTGCCCATTGTGGGAGGAGTCGCCAGAGAAGTAATGAAAAAGGCCCTTGCTTTCCCTCAGTTTGAACTCAGAGGTGTTCACTGTCATATTGGTTCGCAGATTGACAGCCTGGAACCCTTTTTGAAAGCCTGTGAGGTTATGCTTGAATTTATGTTCCAGTTCTGGAAGGAGACAGATTTTCTTCTGGAAGAACTGGACCTGGGAGGAGGGCTTGGTGTCCCGTATCTTGATGAGCAGAAAGACCAGTTTCCCTCCATTAGCGAGTACGTTGAGGCTATAACTGGGAAAGTACGTGCGTGGTGTGAAGAGCACTCTTTTCCGCTTCCCCGGCTCATTGTTGAGCCAGGACGCTCCATTGTGAACACAGCAGGCAACACGGTTTACAGGGTGGGAACCGTCAAAGAGATTCCAGGCATTAAAAAGTACGTCGCCGTTGATGGGGGAATGACCGACAACCCCCGCCCTGTGCTTTATGGTGCTCGCTATCAGGCTCTGGTAGCCAACCGGATGCATGACCGGAGCCGGGAAAGGGTGTCAGTGGTGGGAAAGTGCTGTGAGTCTGGAGACGTGATTATTCCTGAAATTGAGCTTCCCCGGGTGTTGCCGGGGGACATCCTGGTGGTGGAGGGAACCGGTGCCTACAACCACACTATGGCTTCCAATTACAACATGATTCCCCGTCCTGGCGTGGTGTTCGTGAAAGATGGTAAAGCTAAGCTTGTAGTGAGGCCGGAAAGTTTGAGTGACCTGATAAGACGGGACGTTCTCCCTGGAGATTAA
- a CDS encoding ferredoxin: MALKVIADECIGCELCVNVCPDVFEMNAEGKSVVKPGADENAPCVDEAIDSCPTSAIVKE; encoded by the coding sequence ATGGCTTTGAAAGTAATCGCTGATGAGTGCATTGGTTGTGAACTCTGTGTTAACGTGTGCCCGGATGTTTTTGAGATGAATGCAGAGGGAAAGAGCGTGGTCAAACCCGGAGCAGATGAAAATGCTCCTTGTGTGGATGAGGCTATCGATTCCTGCCCCACCAGTGCTATCGTGAAGGAATAG
- a CDS encoding ABC transporter permease, whose amino-acid sequence MGFLLRVLLLLFERRELVLQSLFEHVYISFVACLLIGLAGIPLGILITRFRSWASGVLAVTGVLYTIPALALFGFMIPLLGIGLKPTLFALFIYGLLPLVRNTYVGIVNVDPGIVEAARGMGSTDWQLLFRVQLPLALPFIVAGFRTVVVMTISVSTIAAFIGAGGLGVLIFRGITSYYTELIVAGSILVAALSLAADTLLGFLEKRLLRRIQM is encoded by the coding sequence ATGGGCTTTCTGCTGCGGGTTTTGCTCCTCCTTTTTGAGCGCCGGGAGCTGGTTTTGCAGAGCCTGTTCGAGCACGTTTACATCTCTTTTGTAGCCTGTTTGCTCATTGGTCTGGCAGGGATTCCACTGGGAATCCTTATCACCCGCTTTCGCTCCTGGGCTTCGGGAGTTCTGGCAGTCACCGGAGTTCTCTACACCATCCCCGCTCTGGCTCTTTTCGGGTTCATGATTCCTCTTCTGGGCATCGGCCTGAAGCCGACTCTCTTTGCACTTTTCATTTACGGGCTTTTGCCTTTAGTCCGTAACACCTACGTGGGGATTGTAAACGTTGACCCGGGAATTGTGGAAGCAGCAAGGGGAATGGGCAGCACTGATTGGCAGCTGCTTTTCAGAGTACAGTTGCCACTTGCACTCCCCTTCATCGTGGCGGGTTTTCGGACTGTGGTGGTGATGACCATTTCAGTTTCCACCATTGCTGCTTTCATAGGAGCTGGAGGGCTGGGCGTGCTCATTTTCCGCGGCATCACCTCTTACTATACTGAGCTCATCGTGGCAGGAAGTATTCTGGTGGCTGCACTTTCCCTAGCAGCGGATACTTTGCTGGGATTTTTGGAAAAAAGGCTTTTACGCCGAATTCAGATGTAA
- a CDS encoding lysophospholipid acyltransferase family protein translates to MGRVVYYLSKAIALFLLLVFFRFRVRGREHFPRSGPCLIVANHSSYLDPIVVGCACPRRVYFVAKEELFRNPVAAFFLRQLGAFPLRRGEKDVSAIKRVLSLLREGKVVCLFPEGTRNQGEVSDFKPGVVKLLIKAGVPVVVAGIRGTFESFPRGRSFPKPFPITVAFSPPLFLTSGEPEAVENEVKSKMKELIQVVS, encoded by the coding sequence GTGGGCAGAGTGGTTTACTATCTGAGCAAAGCCATAGCCTTATTTTTATTACTGGTCTTTTTCCGGTTTCGGGTGAGAGGTAGGGAACACTTTCCGCGCTCTGGCCCCTGCCTCATCGTTGCTAATCACTCCAGTTATCTTGACCCCATCGTTGTGGGTTGCGCCTGTCCCAGAAGAGTCTATTTCGTTGCCAAGGAAGAACTTTTCCGCAACCCTGTAGCTGCCTTTTTTTTACGGCAGCTTGGTGCATTTCCCTTGCGGAGGGGGGAGAAAGACGTGTCAGCAATCAAGCGGGTGCTTTCTCTTTTGCGAGAGGGGAAAGTGGTTTGTCTGTTTCCGGAAGGGACCCGCAATCAGGGTGAAGTGTCGGATTTCAAGCCCGGGGTGGTGAAACTTCTGATTAAGGCCGGAGTGCCGGTGGTGGTGGCTGGTATACGGGGCACCTTCGAAAGTTTCCCCCGGGGGAGGTCTTTTCCGAAACCCTTTCCCATTACTGTTGCTTTTTCTCCTCCCCTTTTTTTGACTTCTGGGGAGCCGGAAGCAGTGGAAAACGAGGTGAAAAGCAAAATGAAGGAGTTGATTCAGGTTGTTTCGTGA
- a CDS encoding 2,4-dienoyl-CoA reductase, producing MSQEPLFTPIQIGNRVAQNRFVINAMECNDADENGNPTEKTYRRYSRLFEGGAGVVFLEAITVSYESRARLHQLSIEPHNEKALTAFTKEMKSVSDKTLFIWQLTHSGELSSPEFSKRVCVKPLPGLGGELLSEEDVDKIIDQFVLAAKIAHNCGADGVDVKLCHGYLGTQILRPYNDRNWKYGGPWENRRRFAFEIYERIQKEINDPNFLVGSKITMWEGIPGGQGCKGPDNAIIDLTEPLDLIRGIEERGADFIMVSAGNPSLTIALAHPDKRIPDYVYLHHYFQQEAKKAVNKAVIIGSAYSLFRDGNNYLSALEKEKASLRYWGNKNIRDGVTDMIAIGRQSLADPYLPRKMMEGKEDTIRWCTLCDTCMELLIRQENTGCVVYEKEYAEILRRVRKEKGVLKFKHT from the coding sequence ATGTCGCAGGAACCACTATTTACCCCTATTCAGATTGGCAACCGCGTAGCACAAAATCGCTTCGTGATCAACGCCATGGAATGTAACGATGCAGACGAAAATGGTAACCCCACCGAGAAAACCTACCGCCGTTACTCAAGGCTTTTTGAAGGTGGAGCTGGGGTGGTGTTTCTGGAAGCGATAACCGTTTCGTATGAGTCGCGAGCTCGCCTGCACCAGCTATCCATTGAACCCCATAACGAAAAGGCCCTCACTGCTTTTACTAAAGAGATGAAAAGCGTAAGCGACAAAACTCTTTTTATCTGGCAGCTTACTCACTCGGGCGAGTTGAGTAGCCCCGAGTTTTCGAAGAGAGTTTGTGTTAAGCCTCTGCCTGGTCTGGGAGGAGAACTCCTTTCTGAGGAAGACGTGGATAAAATTATCGACCAATTTGTGCTGGCAGCCAAAATCGCTCATAATTGTGGAGCTGATGGTGTGGACGTGAAGCTCTGCCATGGCTATCTTGGAACCCAGATTCTGCGTCCTTATAATGACCGCAACTGGAAATATGGTGGTCCCTGGGAGAACCGCAGACGTTTTGCTTTTGAGATTTACGAGCGTATCCAGAAAGAAATCAATGACCCCAACTTCCTGGTGGGCTCCAAAATTACCATGTGGGAAGGCATACCTGGAGGTCAGGGATGCAAGGGTCCTGATAACGCAATAATAGATCTCACTGAACCTCTGGACCTCATTCGGGGCATTGAAGAAAGAGGAGCAGATTTCATAATGGTTTCGGCAGGTAACCCTTCTTTGACCATTGCTCTGGCCCATCCAGACAAGCGCATTCCCGATTACGTCTACCTACATCATTATTTCCAGCAAGAGGCCAAAAAGGCGGTTAACAAAGCAGTGATAATAGGTTCTGCCTACTCGCTTTTCAGGGACGGCAACAATTACTTGTCAGCCTTAGAGAAAGAGAAGGCAAGTCTACGCTACTGGGGCAACAAAAACATCAGGGATGGAGTTACCGATATGATAGCCATAGGTCGTCAGTCCTTGGCTGACCCCTATCTTCCTCGCAAGATGATGGAAGGCAAAGAAGACACCATCCGCTGGTGCACGCTTTGTGACACCTGCATGGAACTTTTAATCAGGCAGGAAAATACCGGTTGTGTGGTTTACGAGAAAGAGTATGCGGAAATATTGAGGAGAGTTCGCAAGGAAAAAGGTGTTTTGAAATTCAAGCATACTTGA
- a CDS encoding metallopeptidase family protein — protein MEKKDVEEMVAAVLSSLPPLIRSRLENVEFVVEEKPSQLGGRSPFLLGLYQGVPLPRRGRGYSFVMPDRIVLFTGNILRVAPSREAFYKKLREVILHEIGHYLGFSEEELRDLEKRG, from the coding sequence ATGGAGAAAAAGGACGTGGAAGAGATGGTGGCAGCTGTTCTTTCCTCTCTTCCACCGCTTATCAGGTCCCGACTGGAAAATGTAGAGTTTGTGGTCGAGGAGAAGCCCTCACAACTTGGCGGGCGTTCTCCTTTTTTGCTGGGTCTTTATCAGGGTGTGCCCCTGCCTCGGCGGGGCAGGGGATACAGCTTTGTCATGCCAGACCGAATCGTACTTTTCACGGGCAACATCCTGCGGGTTGCTCCCAGCAGAGAAGCGTTCTATAAGAAGTTAAGGGAAGTGATACTCCACGAGATAGGGCATTATCTGGGATTCAGCGAAGAAGAACTCCGGGACCTTGAAAAAAGGGGTTGA
- the dapB gene encoding 4-hydroxy-tetrahydrodipicolinate reductase produces MSSIRVLVTGAAGKMGKEIVKAVTRDEQLSLVGACDVAEVGRDAGEVAGVGKIGVVIESKLKKALTDTSPEVIIDFTHAQAFRENLEVYLESLQKGISLVVGTTGLKEEEVERLRQASEAGHAGCVVAPNFAIGAVLMMYFARIASKFMRGVEIIEMHHPQKKDAPSGTAVKTALSIPKVEGEALSQSEELYPGARGALVNGIRVHSIRLPGLVAHQEVIFGDEGQTLTIRHDSLSRASFMPGVIMAVKEAVSKKHFIFGLEPILGLEGE; encoded by the coding sequence ATGTCATCAATAAGAGTTTTGGTGACCGGTGCAGCGGGCAAGATGGGGAAAGAGATAGTTAAAGCGGTAACCAGGGATGAGCAGCTTTCCCTGGTTGGTGCTTGTGACGTTGCCGAAGTAGGCAGGGATGCTGGAGAGGTTGCTGGAGTGGGAAAGATAGGTGTGGTGATAGAAAGTAAGCTCAAAAAGGCCCTGACAGATACTTCTCCAGAGGTGATAATCGATTTTACCCACGCCCAGGCTTTTCGCGAAAATTTAGAGGTTTATCTAGAAAGCTTGCAGAAAGGAATCTCACTGGTTGTGGGAACGACTGGCCTCAAGGAAGAGGAAGTCGAACGCTTACGCCAGGCCAGTGAAGCAGGACATGCAGGTTGTGTGGTGGCTCCCAACTTTGCCATTGGCGCGGTTTTAATGATGTATTTTGCTCGCATTGCCTCGAAGTTCATGCGTGGGGTAGAAATCATTGAAATGCATCACCCCCAGAAGAAAGATGCTCCTTCGGGAACAGCCGTAAAGACGGCGCTTTCAATCCCAAAAGTTGAGGGTGAAGCGCTTTCCCAAAGTGAGGAACTCTATCCCGGGGCAAGGGGTGCTCTGGTAAACGGAATTCGGGTGCACAGTATTCGCCTGCCCGGGCTGGTCGCACATCAGGAAGTTATTTTTGGCGATGAAGGGCAAACTCTGACCATAAGACATGATTCGCTGTCCAGAGCTTCCTTCATGCCGGGAGTAATCATGGCTGTAAAAGAAGCGGTGAGTAAAAAGCATTTTATTTTCGGTCTGGAGCCAATACTGGGCCTTGAGGGTGAATGA
- a CDS encoding HD domain-containing protein: MYQEVWQHLEEVFREDPSMLEHTRRVFDFAHDIAQALKLDAVTQRTVHLAALLHDVGIVEAEKKFGSREGKFQHITGPPIARRILEEIGEQPQVVERVLYLVGNHHNFDKVDGIDFQVLVEADMLVNLEEEKLASDELRSFIEGFFKTAPGLRTAKRKYLKEI, from the coding sequence GTGTATCAGGAGGTGTGGCAGCATCTTGAAGAGGTTTTCCGGGAAGACCCCTCTATGCTTGAGCATACCCGGCGGGTTTTCGATTTTGCCCATGATATAGCTCAGGCGCTTAAGCTTGACGCTGTGACCCAGAGAACAGTTCACCTTGCTGCACTGCTCCACGATGTGGGAATTGTGGAGGCCGAAAAGAAGTTTGGCAGTCGAGAGGGGAAGTTTCAGCATATTACCGGACCACCGATTGCCCGCAGGATTCTTGAAGAGATTGGTGAGCAGCCCCAGGTGGTGGAGCGGGTGCTCTATTTGGTGGGCAACCATCACAACTTTGATAAGGTTGACGGCATAGACTTTCAGGTGCTTGTTGAAGCGGACATGCTGGTCAACCTTGAAGAGGAAAAGCTGGCAAGTGATGAGCTACGCTCCTTTATCGAGGGCTTTTTCAAGACTGCTCCCGGCCTTCGTACGGCAAAAAGAAAATATCTAAAAGAAATTTGA
- a CDS encoding glycine betaine ABC transporter substrate-binding protein, whose translation MKALRFLFLVVFLFAFSLGVTWAQGDKVVVSNKPFTESHILAEIIVQMLRAHTDLEVERLIIEGGTTSILHPAIVRGDIDIYPEYTGTSWQEVLRKDEVVSDPLELYERVKKEYEEKFGLVYLPLFGFNNTFTLAVRRESAEKDNLNTFSDLARVSERYVFGAEPDFFERKDGYENLVKTYGFRFKATRQMAIALKYPAIVSREVDVIDAFSTDGLLKKFDLVVLEDDKNYFPSYFCAPVVRKETLDKYPVIAEVLGRLEGQISNEEMTEMNYLVDEKLMDPRDVAREFLERKGLL comes from the coding sequence ATGAAAGCACTGCGTTTCTTGTTTCTGGTAGTTTTCTTGTTTGCGTTTTCTCTTGGTGTGACCTGGGCACAAGGGGACAAAGTGGTGGTCAGCAATAAGCCCTTTACCGAGTCCCATATTCTGGCTGAAATCATAGTCCAGATGCTACGAGCGCATACCGACCTCGAGGTGGAACGCCTAATTATTGAAGGAGGTACGACTTCCATTCTGCATCCGGCCATCGTGCGGGGTGATATTGATATTTACCCGGAGTACACCGGAACATCCTGGCAGGAAGTGCTCAGAAAAGATGAGGTGGTATCTGACCCGCTGGAACTCTACGAAAGGGTGAAGAAAGAGTATGAGGAGAAGTTTGGCCTCGTGTATCTCCCGCTTTTTGGCTTCAACAACACCTTTACCCTGGCAGTGCGCCGGGAATCAGCCGAAAAGGACAATCTGAATACCTTTTCGGACTTGGCCCGGGTTTCGGAGCGTTACGTTTTTGGTGCTGAGCCGGACTTTTTTGAACGCAAGGACGGTTATGAGAACCTGGTAAAAACCTATGGTTTCCGCTTCAAGGCCACCAGGCAAATGGCTATTGCTCTGAAGTATCCAGCCATAGTGTCCCGGGAAGTCGACGTGATTGATGCTTTTTCGACCGATGGTCTTTTGAAAAAGTTTGACTTGGTGGTTCTTGAGGACGACAAGAACTATTTTCCCTCTTATTTCTGTGCTCCTGTGGTGAGAAAAGAGACGCTGGATAAATATCCCGTCATTGCCGAAGTCCTGGGGAGACTTGAGGGGCAAATAAGCAACGAAGAGATGACCGAGATGAACTATCTTGTGGATGAAAAGCTGATGGACCCCAGGGATGTAGCCCGTGAGTTTCTGGAAAGGAAGGGACTTCTTTAA
- a CDS encoding response regulator transcription factor: MGVTHSGGRPIRIFIVEDNELFLQGLIFFLESIEGVEVAGYSLDGKGLVNAIERSRPDLVIMDLFLPKSSGVTLTRMLCRRFKNLKVIVLSICDEEECRSNAQRAGASAYITKGQSLEKLKSSILELAAAS; this comes from the coding sequence GTGGGGGTTACACATTCTGGAGGACGACCAATCCGAATATTTATCGTTGAAGATAACGAGCTTTTTTTGCAAGGATTGATCTTTTTTTTGGAAAGTATTGAAGGAGTTGAGGTGGCTGGGTACTCACTCGATGGAAAGGGGTTGGTTAATGCGATAGAGCGTTCCCGTCCTGACCTGGTCATAATGGACCTGTTCCTGCCGAAAAGCAGTGGAGTGACCTTGACCCGAATGTTATGCAGGCGTTTCAAAAATTTGAAGGTAATTGTCCTTTCTATATGCGATGAAGAGGAATGCAGGAGTAATGCCCAAAGAGCAGGGGCCAGTGCTTATATTACCAAGGGCCAATCTCTGGAGAAACTCAAAAGCTCGATTCTGGAGCTGGCTGCGGCTTCTTAA
- the amrB gene encoding AmmeMemoRadiSam system protein B yields the protein MVRKPAVAGYFYPGSAQEVKSLIERLQQSPLGPGSNLEEVPFFEQVNGVVSPHAGYLYSGAVACWSFAALSRIDRETTFCIIGPNHRGYGASVALSEEEEWLTPLGKVVLDLEAASFLVEKFPVFAFDEQAHFAEHSIEVQIPFLQYFVSCPFKILPIALLDQRKGVARQVAEALYALSAEKNLVIVASSDFSHYEPAEVAERKDHQAISHILNLDVDGFYAFLHQASVSVCGPGAIAILMLYQKLKNAPQPRFLKYAHSGEVSGDFSQVVGYASLVFPG from the coding sequence ATGGTTAGAAAACCCGCGGTGGCCGGTTATTTTTATCCTGGTAGCGCCCAGGAAGTCAAATCTCTCATTGAGAGGCTTCAACAATCACCCCTGGGGCCAGGTAGCAATCTTGAAGAGGTGCCCTTTTTCGAGCAGGTGAACGGTGTGGTTAGCCCTCATGCTGGTTACCTGTACTCTGGAGCGGTGGCCTGCTGGTCCTTTGCTGCTCTTTCTCGTATTGACCGGGAGACTACCTTCTGCATCATTGGTCCCAATCATCGGGGATATGGCGCTTCGGTTGCTCTTAGCGAGGAAGAGGAATGGCTGACCCCATTGGGAAAAGTGGTGCTGGACCTTGAAGCGGCCAGTTTTCTGGTAGAGAAGTTTCCGGTCTTTGCTTTTGACGAGCAGGCTCATTTTGCAGAGCATTCCATTGAAGTCCAAATACCCTTTTTGCAGTATTTTGTATCCTGTCCTTTCAAGATACTTCCCATAGCGCTCCTTGACCAGCGAAAGGGAGTAGCCCGGCAGGTGGCCGAAGCTCTGTATGCGCTTTCTGCAGAGAAAAATTTGGTCATCGTGGCCAGCAGCGATTTCAGTCACTACGAACCAGCAGAGGTTGCCGAGAGAAAAGACCATCAGGCGATATCGCACATACTGAACCTGGACGTGGACGGCTTTTACGCTTTCTTGCACCAGGCTTCAGTCAGTGTATGCGGTCCAGGGGCGATTGCCATTTTAATGCTCTACCAGAAGCTTAAAAATGCTCCCCAACCCCGTTTTCTCAAGTACGCCCACAGTGGAGAGGTGAGCGGAGACTTTTCTCAGGTGGTGGGGTATGCTTCCTTGGTCTTCCCCGGTTGA